The Aeromicrobium yanjiei genome includes a region encoding these proteins:
- a CDS encoding acyl-CoA carboxylase subunit beta, which yields MEAKPELHTTAGKLADFIERRDTALVEMAERAHEKQSARGRQSARERIDQLLDEGSFVELDALARHRATDFGLDKNRPLGDGVITGYGTIDGRQVCVFSQDFSVFGGSLGQVYGEKITKVMDLAIKSGCPIIGINEGSGARIQEGVVSLGLYGEIFKRNVHASGVIPQISLIMGANAGGHVYSPAVTDFVIMVDKTSNMFITGPDIIKTVTGEEVTMEDLGGARAHNTKSGNAHYMGADEQDAIEYAKALISFLPQNNMEEAEVYPEVADLERNETDLALDTLIPDSANQPYDIKTVIEAVLDDGDFLEVMPLFAQNIVIGYGRVEGRSVGIVANQPMQLAGCLDIDASEKAARFVRTCDAFNIPVLTFVDVPGFLPGTDQEWDGIIRRGAKLIYAYAEATVPLITVITRKAYGGAYDVMGSKHLGADLNISWPTGQIAVVGATGAVGILYRKELAASDDPDALRAELITEYEDTLCNPYLAAERGYVDAVIEPSQTRAEIVKGLRLLRTKRETLPPKKHGNIPL from the coding sequence ATGGAAGCCAAGCCCGAGCTGCACACCACCGCCGGCAAGCTTGCGGACTTCATCGAGCGGCGCGACACAGCCCTCGTCGAGATGGCCGAGCGCGCGCACGAGAAGCAGAGTGCCCGCGGTCGCCAGAGCGCCCGCGAGCGCATCGACCAGCTGCTGGACGAGGGCTCGTTCGTCGAGCTCGACGCGCTGGCCCGGCACCGGGCGACCGATTTCGGCCTGGACAAGAACCGGCCGCTCGGCGACGGCGTCATCACCGGATACGGCACGATCGACGGCCGCCAGGTGTGCGTCTTCAGCCAGGACTTCAGCGTCTTCGGCGGCTCGCTCGGCCAGGTGTACGGCGAGAAGATCACCAAGGTCATGGACCTCGCGATCAAGTCCGGCTGCCCCATCATCGGCATCAACGAGGGCTCGGGCGCGCGCATCCAGGAGGGCGTCGTCTCGCTCGGCCTGTACGGCGAGATCTTCAAGCGCAACGTGCACGCGTCGGGCGTCATCCCGCAGATCTCGCTCATCATGGGCGCCAACGCCGGCGGCCACGTCTACTCCCCCGCGGTCACCGACTTCGTGATCATGGTCGACAAGACGTCCAACATGTTCATCACCGGCCCCGACATCATCAAGACCGTCACCGGCGAGGAGGTGACGATGGAGGATCTCGGCGGCGCCCGCGCACACAACACCAAGAGCGGCAACGCCCACTACATGGGAGCCGACGAGCAGGACGCGATCGAGTACGCCAAGGCGCTCATCTCGTTCCTGCCGCAGAACAACATGGAGGAGGCCGAGGTCTACCCCGAGGTCGCCGATCTCGAGCGCAACGAGACCGACCTCGCCCTCGACACCCTCATCCCCGACTCGGCCAACCAGCCGTACGACATCAAGACCGTCATCGAGGCGGTGCTCGACGACGGCGACTTCCTCGAGGTCATGCCGCTGTTCGCGCAGAACATCGTGATCGGCTACGGACGGGTCGAGGGCCGCAGCGTCGGCATCGTCGCCAACCAGCCGATGCAGCTGGCCGGATGCCTCGACATCGACGCGTCCGAGAAGGCCGCCCGGTTCGTGCGCACCTGCGATGCGTTCAACATCCCGGTCCTGACGTTCGTCGACGTGCCCGGCTTCCTGCCCGGCACCGACCAGGAGTGGGACGGCATCATCCGCCGCGGCGCCAAGCTCATCTACGCGTACGCCGAGGCGACGGTCCCGCTCATCACGGTCATCACGCGCAAGGCGTACGGCGGTGCGTACGACGTCATGGGCTCCAAGCACCTCGGCGCCGATCTCAACATCTCCTGGCCCACCGGCCAGATCGCGGTCGTCGGCGCAACGGGCGCAGTCGGCATCCTCTACCGCAAGGAGCTCGCGGCGTCCGACGACCCCGACGCGCTGCGCGCCGAGCTCATCACCGAGTACGAGGACACGCTCTGCAACCCGTACCTCGCGGCCGAGCGCGGCTACGTCGACGCGGTCATCGAGCCGAGCCAGACTCGCGCCGAGATCGTCAAGGGCCTGCGCCTGCTGCGCACCAAGCGCGAGACGCTTCCGCCCAAGAAGCACGGGAACATCCCGCTGTGA
- a CDS encoding acyl-CoA carboxylase epsilon subunit gives MSGDETAATEATHTPILRVVKGDLGAEELAALVAVVAARNAAAANAASRAKPRLRSEWGHPARQVRPVHAFGPDQWRRSSFGR, from the coding sequence GTGAGCGGCGACGAGACCGCGGCCACCGAGGCGACGCACACGCCGATCCTGCGGGTGGTCAAGGGCGACCTGGGCGCGGAGGAGCTGGCCGCGCTGGTGGCCGTCGTGGCGGCGCGCAACGCGGCCGCGGCCAACGCCGCCTCGCGCGCCAAGCCGAGGCTCCGCTCCGAGTGGGGACACCCGGCCCGTCAGGTCCGGCCCGTGCACGCCTTCGGGCCCGACCAGTGGCGTCGGTCCTCGTTCGGCCGCTGA
- a CDS encoding Maf family protein, translated as MRVVLASQSPARLATLRSAGIEPDVIVSGVDEDQITTTDAGNLAAALAQLKCRAVAAQVEPDALVIGCDSVLAFEGEIFGKPEGPDEAVGRWRRMRGRSGVLHTGHCVRRGEDELIETASTIVHFADVTDDEIDAYVATGEPLHVAGAFTIDGLGGAFIRGIEGDHHNVVGLSLPVLRDMARDLGIPWTSLWTLSS; from the coding sequence ATGAGGGTCGTGCTCGCGTCCCAGTCCCCCGCCCGGCTCGCGACGTTGCGCAGCGCCGGCATCGAGCCGGACGTGATCGTGTCCGGCGTCGACGAGGACCAGATCACCACGACCGACGCCGGCAATCTCGCCGCCGCGCTCGCCCAGCTCAAGTGCCGCGCCGTCGCCGCACAGGTCGAGCCGGACGCCCTCGTCATCGGCTGCGACTCCGTGCTGGCGTTCGAGGGCGAGATCTTCGGCAAGCCGGAGGGGCCCGACGAGGCCGTGGGGCGCTGGCGCCGCATGCGGGGGCGCAGCGGCGTCCTGCACACGGGGCACTGCGTGCGCCGCGGCGAGGACGAGCTCATCGAGACCGCGTCCACGATCGTCCACTTCGCCGACGTGACCGACGACGAGATCGACGCCTACGTCGCGACCGGCGAGCCGCTGCACGTCGCCGGCGCGTTCACGATCGACGGCCTCGGCGGGGCGTTCATCCGCGGCATCGAGGGCGACCACCACAACGTCGTCGGCCTGTCGTTGCCGGTCCTGCGCGACATGGCCAGGGACCTTGGAATCCCATGGACCTCCCTCTGGACCCTGTCAAGCTGA
- a CDS encoding acetyl/propionyl/methylcrotonyl-CoA carboxylase subunit alpha, which yields MAKVLIANRGEIAVRVIRACKDSGIGSVAVYAEPDRDALFVRLADEAYSLEGSTPAESYLSIEKIIAVAKRSGADSVHPGYGFLAENADFAQAVIDAGLIWIGPPPAAIESLGDKAKAKQIALKADAPLAPGTKDAVKDADEVVAFARENGLPVAIKAVFGGGGRGLKVARTLEEIPELYESAVREAVSAFGRGECLVEKFLDQPRHVETQCLADSHGNVVVVSTRDCSLQRRHQKLVEEAPAPYLTDDQIERLYTSSKAILKEAGYVGAGTCEFLVARDGTISFLEVNTRLQVEHCVSEEVTGLDLVREMFRIAAGEELGYGDPEIRGHSMEFRINAEDGGRGFLPAPGTLTKWAPPSGPGIRLDGGYEEGETIPGSFDSLIAKLIVTGTSREQVLARSRRALDEFIVDGMPTVIPFHRSVVDDPAFTAADGNFSVYTTWIETDYVNELEPYAGTSEDAEPEERERVTVEVGGKRVEVVLPGGLGASAAAAGGGAKKAKRKAGKGAGAAASGDSLVAPMQGTVVKVAVEEGQEVAVGDQVIVVEAMKMEQPINAHKAGIITGLTVTVGGPIGSGEVVAEIKDAAAE from the coding sequence CTGGCCAAGGTCCTGATCGCCAATCGCGGTGAGATCGCCGTCCGCGTGATCCGAGCGTGCAAGGACTCCGGCATCGGCAGTGTCGCCGTGTACGCCGAGCCCGATCGTGACGCCCTGTTCGTCCGCCTCGCGGACGAGGCGTACTCGCTCGAGGGCTCGACGCCCGCCGAGTCGTACCTCTCGATCGAGAAGATCATCGCGGTCGCGAAGCGCTCCGGCGCCGACAGCGTCCACCCCGGCTACGGCTTCCTCGCCGAGAACGCCGACTTCGCCCAGGCCGTCATCGACGCCGGGCTGATCTGGATCGGCCCCCCGCCGGCCGCGATCGAGAGCCTCGGCGACAAGGCCAAGGCCAAGCAGATCGCCCTCAAGGCCGACGCCCCGCTGGCTCCCGGCACCAAGGACGCGGTCAAGGATGCCGACGAGGTCGTCGCCTTCGCCCGCGAGAACGGCCTGCCGGTCGCGATCAAGGCCGTCTTCGGCGGCGGCGGCCGCGGCCTCAAGGTCGCCCGCACCCTCGAGGAGATCCCCGAGCTCTACGAGTCGGCCGTGCGAGAGGCCGTGAGCGCCTTCGGTCGCGGCGAGTGCCTCGTCGAGAAGTTCCTCGACCAGCCGCGTCACGTCGAGACCCAGTGCCTCGCCGACAGCCACGGCAACGTCGTGGTCGTCTCGACCCGCGACTGCTCGCTGCAGCGCCGTCACCAGAAGCTCGTCGAGGAGGCGCCCGCGCCGTACCTGACCGACGACCAGATCGAGCGTCTCTACACGTCCTCCAAGGCGATCCTCAAGGAGGCCGGCTACGTCGGTGCGGGCACGTGCGAGTTCCTCGTTGCCCGTGACGGCACGATCAGCTTCCTCGAGGTCAACACCCGCCTGCAGGTCGAGCACTGCGTGTCGGAGGAGGTCACGGGCCTCGACCTGGTCCGCGAGATGTTCCGCATCGCGGCCGGCGAGGAGCTCGGCTACGGCGATCCGGAGATCCGCGGCCACTCGATGGAGTTCCGCATCAACGCCGAGGACGGTGGCCGCGGCTTCCTCCCGGCGCCCGGCACCCTGACCAAGTGGGCTCCCCCGTCGGGCCCCGGCATCCGCCTCGACGGCGGCTACGAGGAGGGCGAGACGATCCCCGGGTCGTTCGACTCGCTCATCGCCAAGCTCATCGTCACCGGCACGAGCCGCGAGCAGGTCCTGGCCCGTTCGCGCCGCGCGCTCGACGAGTTCATCGTCGACGGCATGCCCACGGTCATCCCGTTCCACCGCTCGGTGGTCGACGACCCGGCCTTCACCGCCGCTGACGGCAACTTCTCGGTCTACACGACGTGGATCGAGACCGACTACGTCAACGAGCTCGAGCCCTACGCGGGCACGTCCGAGGACGCCGAGCCCGAGGAGCGCGAGCGCGTCACGGTCGAGGTCGGCGGCAAGCGCGTCGAGGTCGTCCTGCCCGGCGGCCTGGGAGCATCGGCAGCAGCGGCCGGTGGTGGGGCCAAGAAGGCCAAGCGCAAGGCCGGCAAGGGTGCGGGCGCAGCCGCGAGCGGCGACTCGCTCGTCGCGCCGATGCAGGGCACCGTCGTCAAGGTCGCCGTCGAGGAAGGCCAGGAGGTCGCCGTGGGCGATCAGGTCATCGTCGTCGAGGCGATGAAGATGGAGCAGCCCATCAACGCCCACAAGGCCGGCATCATCACCGGCCTGACGGTCACCGTCGGCGGCCCGATCGGCTCCGGCGAGGTCGTCGCCGAGATCAAGGACGCCGCCGCCGAGTAA
- a CDS encoding PH domain-containing protein, protein MSLSRKLMIDGEQTVETTRTHVKVLFVPFLILLVLAVAAGFLVPRVGDKGDGVVGWIVAAVAAVLLIWGVLLPFLKWYLWTYTLTTKRLLEQKGILTRTGRVIPLSRVNDVAYEKNLNDRLLGCGTLIIHDASEQAGLQLRDIPRIEAFHRTVSNLVFEQHGTARNDESV, encoded by the coding sequence ATGAGCCTGTCGCGCAAGCTGATGATCGACGGGGAGCAGACCGTCGAGACGACCCGCACCCACGTGAAGGTGCTGTTCGTGCCGTTCCTGATCCTGCTCGTCCTGGCGGTCGCTGCGGGGTTCCTCGTCCCGCGGGTCGGTGACAAGGGCGACGGCGTGGTCGGCTGGATCGTCGCGGCGGTCGCGGCGGTGCTGCTGATCTGGGGCGTGCTCCTGCCGTTCCTGAAGTGGTACCTGTGGACGTACACGCTGACCACCAAGCGCCTCCTCGAGCAGAAGGGCATCCTCACCCGCACCGGCCGGGTGATCCCGCTGAGCCGCGTCAACGACGTCGCGTACGAGAAGAACCTCAACGACCGTCTGCTCGGCTGCGGGACGCTGATCATCCACGACGCGAGCGAGCAGGCCGGTCTGCAGCTGCGCGACATCCCGAGGATCGAGGCGTTCCACCGCACAGTCTCCAACCTGGTCTTCGAGCAGCACGGGACCGCGAGGAACGATGAATCGGTCTGA
- a CDS encoding acyl-CoA dehydrogenase family protein, producing the protein MTFALSSEHESFRRSVREFAEAEIAPHVARWDKDHHFPVDAVHKIGRMGLFGLTAPEEFGGSGGDFTSLCVAIEELGRVDQSIGITLEAGVGLGITPILEYGTQEQKEAWLPDLVAGRTLAGFGLTEPGAGSDASATRTRAELDGDEWVVNGSKQFITNSGSDITSVVTVTARTGTRENGSPEISAIMLPSGTPGFVAEAPYDKLGWHLSDTHALSFTDVRVPSDHLLGERGRGYAQFLATLDDGRIAIAALAVGCIQACLDMSVQYAGERTTFGVPIGTKQGVAFQISDLAVMAQAGRALTYQAAAMKDAGAPAKELKQAASIAKLYTSEAAVTATRIATQVFGGYGFMEEYPVARFYRDAKILEIGEGTSEIQRMLIARGLGLPVE; encoded by the coding sequence ATGACATTTGCCCTCTCGAGCGAGCACGAGTCCTTCCGCCGCAGCGTCCGCGAGTTCGCCGAGGCGGAGATCGCGCCCCACGTCGCCCGGTGGGACAAGGACCACCACTTCCCCGTCGACGCGGTGCACAAGATCGGCCGCATGGGCCTGTTCGGCCTGACCGCGCCCGAGGAGTTCGGCGGGTCCGGCGGAGACTTCACGAGCCTGTGCGTCGCGATCGAGGAGCTCGGCCGGGTCGACCAGTCGATCGGCATCACGCTGGAGGCGGGCGTGGGGCTGGGCATCACCCCGATCCTCGAGTACGGCACGCAGGAGCAGAAGGAGGCGTGGCTCCCCGATCTCGTCGCGGGGCGCACCCTCGCGGGCTTCGGCCTGACCGAGCCCGGCGCCGGCTCCGACGCGAGCGCGACGAGGACCCGCGCCGAGCTGGACGGTGACGAGTGGGTCGTCAACGGGTCCAAGCAGTTCATCACCAACTCCGGCAGCGACATCACGTCTGTCGTGACCGTCACCGCCCGCACCGGAACGCGCGAGAACGGTTCACCGGAGATCTCGGCGATCATGCTCCCGTCCGGCACGCCGGGATTCGTCGCGGAGGCTCCGTACGACAAGCTCGGCTGGCACCTGTCCGACACGCACGCGCTGTCGTTCACCGACGTGCGCGTGCCGTCGGACCACCTGCTGGGCGAGCGGGGCCGCGGCTATGCGCAGTTCCTCGCGACGCTCGACGACGGACGCATCGCGATCGCGGCGCTCGCCGTGGGCTGCATCCAGGCCTGCCTCGACATGTCGGTGCAGTACGCCGGCGAGCGCACGACGTTCGGCGTCCCGATCGGCACCAAGCAGGGCGTCGCGTTCCAGATCTCCGACCTGGCCGTCATGGCCCAGGCGGGTCGCGCGCTGACCTACCAGGCGGCCGCGATGAAGGACGCCGGTGCGCCGGCCAAGGAGCTCAAGCAGGCCGCCTCGATCGCCAAGCTCTACACGTCCGAGGCCGCCGTGACCGCGACGCGCATCGCGACGCAGGTCTTCGGTGGCTACGGATTCATGGAGGAGTACCCGGTGGCGCGCTTCTACCGCGACGCCAAGATCCTGGAGATCGGCGAGGGCACCTCGGAGATCCAGCGCATGCTCATCGCGCGGGGCCTGGGTCTTCCGGTGGAGTGA
- a CDS encoding VOC family protein: MSLHLSHTTVNAVDPERLAAFWSALADWRVQDSEPGEVYLIDDNGFTTLFIEVPDGKQVRNRVHLDLRPVGATQDEEVARAVELGASVLEDRRPGDRWVVLADPEGNEFCILAG; the protein is encoded by the coding sequence GTGAGCCTTCACCTGTCCCACACCACCGTGAACGCGGTCGACCCCGAGCGACTGGCGGCGTTCTGGTCCGCCCTGGCCGACTGGCGCGTGCAGGACTCCGAGCCCGGCGAGGTCTACCTGATCGACGACAACGGGTTCACCACGCTGTTCATCGAGGTCCCGGACGGCAAGCAGGTGCGCAACCGCGTGCACCTCGACCTGCGCCCCGTCGGCGCGACCCAGGACGAGGAGGTCGCACGCGCGGTGGAGCTGGGCGCCAGCGTGCTGGAGGACCGGCGGCCCGGTGACAGGTGGGTGGTGCTCGCCGACCCCGAGGGCAACGAGTTCTGCATCCTCGCCGGCTGA
- a CDS encoding vWA domain-containing protein, whose amino-acid sequence MIRTSTALIAAALLAALLPLPAASAAPAADDETAGRMMLVLDSSGSMKEKAAGGQTKIAAARQALAQVVKGLPAEQEVGLRVYGAKVFSASDKGACTDSQRVVDLDTANRDELTRAIKAYKPYGETPTGYALQQAGKDLGQDGRRTIVLVSDGESTCDPDPCVVAQDLAQDGIDLRIDVVGLDVSGKAREQLKCVARSGHGTYYDADSAAELTQSLTTTRIRASRPFDLTGTPVKGAPVATDAPTLETGAYLASFGTGDGLWYKVERTAANSTFHVGVTHRSAGTGNSGDKAYVGIYAGPDEDRCAYTTSFARGNIAYTAASSWRPSTNACNTAKTLWVNVKPVSTRRDLSADPVEIVVYEEPPLADPSGADLPPKPATPTWSTLTPASSPQVGVVPGTSISSAPVVSDGTYALDINPGETQVVAVPLDWGQNVQAQIDGKLTAAHHESTFDAPWVQVLGPVREAVDSDEYGTDTTPGDWTSRFSSLPDDLNTYRSGSQSYTVAYRNRAEAEAHLSGSGTAGLRYVQISYGADNEVPLTYSLTLRTNGTAGEGAPTYDEVPGLTAPTADSPLVTGTGAVGDAAKPASSSKAATKPAKDDEDGLPVVPIGLGVVGVGLLAGALVVLRRSRSAS is encoded by the coding sequence ATGATCCGTACGTCGACCGCCCTGATCGCCGCGGCCCTCCTCGCCGCCCTGCTGCCCCTGCCCGCCGCGTCGGCAGCGCCGGCCGCTGACGACGAGACCGCCGGGCGGATGATGCTCGTCCTGGACTCGTCCGGGTCGATGAAGGAGAAGGCGGCCGGCGGGCAGACCAAGATCGCCGCGGCCCGGCAGGCACTCGCACAGGTGGTCAAGGGCCTCCCCGCCGAGCAGGAGGTGGGCCTGCGCGTCTACGGCGCGAAGGTCTTCTCGGCCTCGGACAAGGGCGCGTGCACCGACTCGCAGCGGGTCGTCGACCTCGACACCGCCAACCGCGACGAGCTCACCAGAGCCATCAAGGCGTACAAGCCCTACGGCGAGACCCCGACCGGCTACGCCCTGCAGCAGGCCGGCAAGGACCTTGGCCAGGACGGTCGCCGCACCATCGTGCTGGTCTCCGACGGGGAGTCGACCTGCGACCCCGATCCCTGCGTCGTTGCCCAGGATCTCGCTCAGGACGGCATCGACCTGCGCATCGACGTCGTCGGGCTCGACGTCTCCGGCAAGGCACGCGAGCAGCTCAAGTGCGTGGCACGCTCCGGGCACGGCACCTACTACGACGCCGACAGCGCCGCCGAGCTGACGCAGTCGCTCACCACGACCCGCATCCGGGCCTCGCGCCCCTTCGACCTCACCGGCACTCCCGTCAAGGGAGCACCGGTCGCGACCGACGCGCCGACCCTGGAGACCGGGGCCTATCTCGCCTCGTTCGGAACCGGTGACGGGCTCTGGTACAAGGTCGAGCGCACCGCCGCCAACAGCACCTTCCACGTCGGCGTCACCCACCGATCGGCCGGCACCGGCAACTCCGGCGACAAGGCGTACGTCGGGATCTACGCGGGACCCGACGAGGACCGGTGCGCGTACACGACGTCATTCGCCCGCGGCAACATCGCCTACACCGCGGCGAGCAGCTGGCGGCCCTCGACCAACGCCTGCAACACCGCCAAGACCCTGTGGGTCAACGTCAAGCCGGTGTCCACACGGCGCGACCTCTCCGCCGATCCGGTCGAGATCGTGGTCTACGAGGAGCCGCCCCTGGCCGACCCCTCCGGCGCGGACCTGCCGCCGAAACCCGCCACGCCCACCTGGAGCACGCTGACGCCGGCGAGCAGTCCACAGGTCGGAGTCGTCCCCGGCACGTCGATCTCGAGCGCCCCCGTCGTGAGCGACGGCACGTACGCCCTCGACATCAACCCCGGTGAGACACAGGTCGTCGCGGTGCCGCTGGACTGGGGACAGAATGTGCAGGCCCAGATCGACGGCAAGCTGACCGCGGCGCACCACGAGTCGACGTTCGACGCTCCCTGGGTGCAGGTCCTCGGCCCCGTCCGGGAGGCTGTCGACTCCGACGAGTACGGCACCGACACGACGCCCGGCGACTGGACCTCGCGGTTCTCGAGCCTCCCCGACGACCTGAACACCTACCGCTCGGGCTCGCAGTCGTACACGGTCGCCTACCGCAATCGCGCCGAGGCCGAGGCGCACCTCAGCGGGTCGGGCACGGCCGGTCTGCGCTACGTCCAGATCTCCTACGGCGCCGACAACGAGGTGCCGCTGACCTATTCGTTGACGCTCAGGACCAACGGCACGGCGGGCGAGGGTGCGCCGACGTACGACGAGGTCCCGGGCCTGACCGCACCCACGGCCGACTCGCCGCTCGTGACGGGGACCGGCGCCGTGGGCGACGCCGCAAAGCCGGCATCGAGCAGCAAGGCGGCGACGAAGCCGGCCAAGGACGACGAGGACGGCCTGCCGGTGGTGCCGATCGGGCTCGGTGTGGTCGGGGTCGGGCTGCTCGCCGGCGCACTCGTGGTGCTGCGGCGCTCGCGCTCCGCGAGCTAG
- a CDS encoding biotin--[acetyl-CoA-carboxylase] ligase → MSYRDLDRPPLDTAALRSALTGPKRFFSEVVVTAQTGSTNADVAAAARSGAPEGLVHVTDAQTAGRGRLDRTWESPAGSGAIVSVLLRPDGVPPARWVWLPLLAGLAVDATVQECGVGSSLKWPNDVLVDGRKIAGILLERTETPIGPAAVVGVGLNVSLRRDELPTPAATSLLLEGATETDRTIVIRAFLRNLEALYRAWSASGGDPAGGIRDSYVRRCVTIGQRVRVTQPHDEPLEGLATGIDEMGRLLVDGRAISAGDVTHVRPAG, encoded by the coding sequence ATGTCCTATCGCGACCTCGACCGCCCGCCCCTTGACACGGCCGCGCTGCGGTCGGCGCTGACGGGGCCGAAGCGGTTCTTCTCCGAGGTCGTGGTGACCGCGCAGACCGGCAGCACGAACGCCGACGTCGCCGCCGCCGCGAGGTCCGGCGCGCCGGAGGGGCTCGTCCACGTCACGGATGCGCAGACCGCCGGCCGGGGGCGTCTCGACCGGACGTGGGAGTCCCCCGCCGGGTCCGGCGCGATCGTGTCGGTGCTCCTGCGCCCCGACGGCGTCCCGCCCGCCCGCTGGGTGTGGCTGCCGCTGCTCGCGGGCCTCGCGGTCGACGCGACGGTGCAGGAGTGCGGCGTGGGCTCGTCCCTGAAGTGGCCCAACGACGTGCTGGTGGACGGCCGCAAGATCGCCGGCATCCTGCTCGAGCGGACCGAGACGCCGATCGGGCCGGCCGCCGTCGTCGGGGTGGGCCTGAACGTCTCGCTGCGCCGCGACGAGCTGCCGACTCCGGCGGCGACGTCCCTGTTGCTGGAGGGAGCCACCGAGACGGACCGCACGATCGTCATCCGGGCGTTCCTGCGCAACCTCGAGGCGCTCTACCGGGCCTGGTCGGCGTCGGGCGGCGACCCCGCAGGCGGGATCCGCGACTCGTACGTCCGACGGTGCGTGACGATCGGCCAGCGCGTCCGGGTGACCCAGCCCCACGACGAGCCCTTGGAGGGACTGGCCACCGGCATCGACGAGATGGGCCGACTACTCGTGGACGGCCGGGCGATCAGCGCGGGCGACGTCACCCATGTGCGCCCGGCGGGGTGA
- a CDS encoding serine/threonine-protein kinase, which yields MGEVFAGRYELVDVLDSGGMGVVWRVWDLRDRTYRAGKMLRQSDGASLLRFVREIGTRVDHPHVVAPTGWSAEDDRVLFAMPLVDGGSVATLIADYGPLPPSFVREVGLQLLDALDAVHRADIVHRDVKPANILLEATGTGTPHVRLSDFGIATTRDEPRLTRASEMVHTPGYAAPEVQERADPSPLQDLYSVGTVLAEMLTGSRPTHAGPPVPADGPFATWCGRLCATRPDERYASAAEARAALLSIDPVDEPGDPIEVFRQLPELPPGWGPDGPSSRRHRIDARTRLRLLAGGLAVAGLGLVAASARLLLG from the coding sequence ATGGGCGAGGTCTTCGCGGGACGCTACGAGCTGGTCGACGTGCTCGACTCCGGCGGCATGGGCGTCGTCTGGCGGGTGTGGGACCTGCGCGACCGCACCTACCGCGCGGGCAAGATGCTGCGCCAGTCCGACGGGGCGTCGCTGCTGCGGTTCGTCCGCGAGATCGGCACCCGGGTCGACCACCCGCACGTCGTGGCCCCGACGGGCTGGTCCGCGGAGGACGACCGGGTGCTGTTCGCGATGCCGCTGGTCGACGGTGGATCGGTGGCGACGCTCATCGCCGACTACGGCCCGCTTCCACCCTCGTTCGTCCGTGAGGTCGGGCTGCAGCTGCTCGACGCCCTCGACGCGGTCCACCGCGCCGACATCGTGCACCGCGACGTGAAGCCGGCCAACATCCTTCTGGAGGCGACCGGCACCGGCACTCCTCACGTACGCCTGTCCGACTTCGGCATCGCGACGACAAGGGACGAGCCGCGCCTCACCCGGGCGTCCGAGATGGTGCACACCCCGGGCTACGCGGCGCCCGAGGTGCAGGAGCGGGCCGATCCCAGTCCTTTGCAGGACCTCTACTCCGTGGGCACGGTGCTGGCCGAGATGCTCACCGGCTCACGCCCGACCCACGCAGGCCCTCCGGTGCCGGCCGACGGACCGTTCGCGACGTGGTGCGGGCGGCTCTGCGCGACGCGGCCGGACGAGCGCTACGCGTCGGCGGCCGAGGCCCGGGCCGCGCTGCTGTCGATCGACCCCGTGGACGAGCCGGGAGACCCGATCGAGGTGTTCCGCCAGCTGCCGGAGCTCCCGCCGGGCTGGGGTCCGGACGGCCCGTCGTCACGGAGGCACCGGATCGACGCGCGGACACGCCTGCGACTGCTCGCCGGAGGACTCGCCGTCGCAGGGCTCGGGCTCGTCGCGGCCTCTGCGCGCCTCCTGCTCGGCTAG
- a CDS encoding DNA-binding protein has translation MDGRAAQAEIYGEPLGDILGRCARVLGMNQSQLAGILGISAPMLSQLINARRVKIGHPVAAQRLQVLHDAVDAVERGAMGREDALARVALVHGGGDILTTRRSTRDDAVAEIQDLFRRVAGAPDHLDAAERLADTHPDIAEMLRVYGAGRTAEAREHLESLRDPGSR, from the coding sequence ATGGACGGTCGGGCGGCGCAGGCCGAGATCTACGGGGAGCCGCTCGGCGACATCCTCGGCCGATGTGCCCGCGTCCTCGGGATGAACCAGTCGCAGCTGGCGGGGATCCTCGGGATCTCGGCGCCCATGCTGTCCCAGCTGATCAATGCGCGCCGGGTCAAGATCGGCCATCCGGTGGCCGCCCAGCGACTGCAGGTGCTGCACGACGCTGTGGACGCCGTGGAGCGGGGCGCCATGGGGCGCGAGGACGCACTCGCGCGGGTCGCGCTCGTGCACGGGGGAGGGGACATCCTGACGACCCGGCGATCCACCCGTGACGATGCGGTCGCCGAGATCCAGGACCTGTTCCGGCGGGTGGCCGGCGCGCCTGACCACCTGGACGCGGCCGAGCGTCTCGCCGACACCCACCCGGACATCGCCGAGATGCTCAGGGTCTACGGCGCCGGGCGCACCGCAGAGGCGCGTGAGCACCTCGAGAGCCTGCGGGACCCGGGAAGCCGGTGA